DNA sequence from the Vibrio ishigakensis genome:
GGATGGAGCCAATTGGCAAGCAAAGAATGTTGAAGATTTTATGGGTGGAACGCCGAATTGGCGAACTGATCTAAATGCCTCAAACGGCACTTTGATGACTCACGCGGAGAGCATCGCTTTGTTTCAAAAACTTGGCACAAAAATGATCCCAGAGCTGAAGTCGCCGCAAGTATCTATGCCATACAAAGGATTTACCCAGCAAGACTATACCAAAAAGTTGATTGATGAATATGTTGAGGCTGGTGTGGTTCCTGGCGATGTGTGGCCGCAATCATTTAATTTGGCTGATGTTGAATACTGGATTGAGCATCATCCAGATTTTGGAGAGCAGGCGGTCTATTTAGAGGGACGATATAGCGACCCAAACTTCAAATACGATCAGCCAGAAACTTGGAACCCATCAATGGAGCAATTGGCAGACAGCGGCATTAAGGTTGTCGCTCCGCCACTGTGGATGCTAGTGACTTTAGATAAAGCCAATAATATCGTTCCCTCGATCTACACAAAAATGGCTAAAGCAGCAGGCTTAGAACTGATTGCGTGGACACTAGAGCGCTCAGGGCCTTTAAAGGACGGCGGCGGTTGGTATTACCGAACCATCACTGAGGTTATCAATAATGAGGGTGATCAAGTAGAGTTATTACATGTACTGGCTGAAGATGTAGGTGTGATAGGCGTGTTTTCTGATTGGCCTGCCACAACAAGTTACTATGCCAGTTGTATGAGGATGCCTGCGAGTTTGTAAGTGATAAATCCTAAAAGCAGGCTGCAGTGACTTTTAAAAACAACTTCAAATCTGAGAGTAACCAAGGTTTCCTTAATCGTGAAAACTCTTGGCTACTCGGAGAGCTAATAGATTTGAAATTCAGCTTATTTGACAATGCTCGCGTTCAATTCGGCTAGTTTTAGTGCATCACCTATGCGAATCACTTTAAGCTCTTGCTTCACCATAACATCGAAGTTTTCGTTGGTTTTGGACTTAGCTTTCCAGTTCACAACGTAAGAAACAGTCCAGCCTGACTTTTGGTTACCTTGAACGTCCATACTGGTGATGCTGTGGCTATTCCAAATGATGTTGTCAGTTACACCTTGATACCAAGCGAGAAAGTCCTCAATCGATGTGATAGGTGTGGTATCTGGATATTGCATCTTAACTGGCAGTGCAATGCGATTAACGAAGTAACCAGATTCACGTTGATGGTCAAATGCAGCAAACCACTGATAAACAAAACTTTTCACATCATTTTCACTCATTTCATAGCGAGCTTTTGCATCGTATGTTTCACTCAGAGTGGTTAGATCATTGTTTGCATGTACTGCGGTAGCCATAAAAAATAAGCTGAGAATAAGAGCGCGAATTTGTTTTTTCATCATGATGACCAACCCTATCATTTAGCAGAGAAATATTGAGCAAAGCTATCCATGTAAATTAGATAGCTTGCAATGCTTCGTTGTGCATATTGTCGGTGAGGACAGCGATAACCTATAGCCTAATGTTGGTTACTCTATAGATAACCAAAGGTTAATGATCTCAGTAGAGTGGGTAAGAGTTTTTATGCTACCCCAAATCAATAAAGAACTATTCGCCCACATAGCCATCCCAGCCTTTTTTATTCACGAAGTCTACGAGTTTCTCAGGGCGGTAACTTGAATCGGCTAGGTAACGCGCTTTGACGCTAGGATGAATCAGTAAGGTTTTACCATTTGCGGAGAGGTTTCTGGCTTTGGCTTTCTTGGCACGATAGATATGGTTTCTCGATTCGTGAAGTTCAGCTAGTTCGGTGGCAGAATCGGCTTGCTTGAGTTGCCTTATAAGATGAGCATCTAAAATTAAGCCATGTGCTTGAGCCTCTTTCATCATCCAAGAGAGTGGAGTATTTGAGGCCATCAATTTTCTACCTTTATCGGGAGCATAGGAACCGCCAACGTCACAGTGAACGCCACTAAACCAAACCTGTTTGAGGTCCGTTCCTGAACGGGGTTTCCAAATGGTTGGTTCGAAATCCACACGCTTTTCGTCTATTGCTAGTGCATGTCGAGCGATAGTGACGTTAGAGCCCATCTTGGTGTCGTAAAACTCATCTTTCCTATCGAAAAATCCTAAGAAACTAAAAGGGATGCCCAACGCGCCCACCGTATCCCAGACACCAACAAAATGAACTCGATTGCTGGCATGGCTGTACTTTTGTTTAAAAGCGAGGGCGCTTTCTCCTTTGGGGGCATCGGCAATCTCTTCGCTCTTATACATGTTCCAAGCTTGCTCAATACGGTTGGCATCTTTGCGGTTTAAGATGCCACAATTATTGATAAGTCCACACAGTGCTCGAACCGTGTAGGCCCCACGACTAAACCCGAATAAGTAGATATTGTCGTCTTTATTGTAGTTTTGAACTAGGTATCGATATCCATCTTTAATGTTTTTGTGCAGGCCAGCGCCAGTGATGCCAGCAGACATATTGTCATGATAGGAACCAATTCCCCAGTCATAGAAAACATGTTGTGTTATCTCATCTTTCTCGGGTGTGATGGCTCGTGCAAGCCTAAGTACATTGGTAGGAGTGTCTTTTTTTATGTCTTTTTCGGGGCGATTCCAGGTGCCATCTGCGCAAATAATGATGTTGGCCATAGATCAGTTCCTTACCGTGGTAGGGCGTACTTTCATCGGACCGCAAAATCGATACAACCGCCGAAGGGTTTGATGCGCAGAGTTTAGTAAAGGATATAGGTGGCGACAAACTGAGTACTAATATAGCTAGAACTGAGTGCCAATGGAAAAGTGAACACGAAACTCATCTTTTGCTGGCTCATCAAGGGCATAGGCTAGGTCAAGTTTGATAGGTACATACTTAGACTTCCATACTAGGCTTACTCCAGTGCCACGCTTGGCATCGAACTCTTTATCGAAGGCGTCACCAACATCGAAAAATGCACCCAGCCAAAAGGGCTCCAAGATTCTATATTGGTACTCGAATCCGGCTGTAAATAGGTAGCGTCCGCCGGTCAATTCACCTGCTTCATTTTTTGGAGATATTGCTTCGTAGCCGTATCCTCGAACACTGCCATCTCCACCTGCAAAGAAACGCAACGATGACGGCACTTCGCTCAGAGAGTCCGTGATATTCATGCCTATGTTCGAGCGAAAGTGGAATTTTTGCGAATCTGTAATTGACCATGAAAAGGCAGTATTGCCACGTAACCTTAATATCTGCGCATCAGAGAACAGTTGGGTATCAGAGTATTCCAAAGAGTAAAAGTGCTTCTGTTCAATATCATGCCAATGCTCGCTTTGTTCCAGCATAGAGAACGCAATTCCGGGCATTAGAAGCTTAGAGTGATCCTCGTCCGAGGCTTGCTGATACTTTTCATTAAGGTAGCGCAGATAAACAGTCGTTTGCCATTCTTCACCAAGTTTCCAGTGGCGTTCAAAAGTAAGGTTATTCGCCAGACTTTGGGTGTCGCGATAGTCTACATGCGTTGTTTCAAACTGAACCCCATAGTATTCGTCCAACACGTTTTCTGTAGGGATGGTGTATCCCAATGACAGCGCTTGTTCTGGTTTGGAGAGCTTTACTTTGGCATCAAAGCTATGCCCGTGGCTGTTGTACCAAGGTTGGCTCCAATTAAGTGAAGCTCGCAGGCCAATATCCGTGGCATATCCGCCGCCGACCTCTACGATCTTCTTTGCTTTAGGCTCAACTATCACCTCAATTGGCACTTCAAGATCGGAATTAGCCTGATCTTGTCTAGGGGTAATAACAACACCCTTGAACCAGTTGGTTTCAAGTAGCTTGGAATGAAATTCACCAAGTTGTTTACTATCAAGATAACTTCCTTTTTTGAAAGTCTCGAGAGAGTGCATGCGCTTTTCATCAATAGGGCTATTAACAAAGCTGACTTCGCCAAACTTGTATCTTGGACCACTATCAAAATGGATTATCACATTGGCACTGTTGTCACTCGGCGCGACCTCAAGACGGCTTTTTGTAATCTTGGCATCTAGATAACCTCTTTGATTAGACAGGTTGTGTAGTCGACTTTTGAAGTCTTCATAGGCTTGGTGATCCAGTCCTTCGCCTTCCGCTAGTGAGCGCTGTTTGATTAGCTTATTAAACTCAGGATCTGTTGTGGCCGACCCACTGATCACTATGTCTGTGTGAGCGATTGTGACACGTTCGCCTTTAGTGATTTCTAAGGTGAGTTTACTGGTGCTTTTGGCGGTGATTTTAGAGGCGGAATGATAGTAACCAAAAGGCATCATGGCTGAGTTTATTAGAGTCTGAACTTGGTTGGATTTAATGTCTCTAACTGCAACGTTTTCCAATGGGGCAAGGTGAGCTTGAAGGTTTTGTTCAAGTTTTTTGGGGACGCCAACAATCACAAACTCTGCACTTAAGACAGAGCTTGATAGGAGCATAAGCAAACCAGAAAGCAGCTTAACGATAATTGTTTTGGAAATGTGGGCGCACGCATTCATGCGCTTAACTTAACTTAAGGCATGAAATTTAATTAATCGCTTTTGTCGGATCATTCCCATCATAAGTAAATCTATGGATAGATTTCGTCAGGTCATATGGAGTATGAAAATAATTTTGAAGGATTTGATCCATCATAAGCGAGTATGGAATCCTTATGTTCGGGTTTAATCTACGCCTGAGCCTAAAAGCTGTTTTAAGTTTTTGTAACCTGGTGGATTTACTTGTAAATCCCTTAGTCTCATTTCTTAATTTTGTTGGACGTTTGAGACAGCCCCGAAAGTGAACCGGGGCTTTTTTTTAAGCGTTGGAAAGTTGAAGTGTATGGGTGACGCCGGCGTCGGCTACAAATTCAATATCATGGCTTATCAAAATAAACGCGCCTCGGTAGCTTTTGAGTACAGAAGCCAACAACAGTTTTGAGTCTAAATCTAAGTGGTTGTCAGGCTCATCTAGTAGCAACAGAGACTGCTCTGGTTGGTGGCTAACTATCAGGACAGCCAGTTTCATCTTTTCTCCGCCACTTAACTCGTTGGCCTTTCGATACACTGACTCTCTCCTAAATCCAATACCTGCTAACAAGGTTCTGGCATCTTCTTGTCGCATCCCAGTACATAGCACAATGAGGTTTTGCAGTAGAGTTTTATTAGGTATCAATAGACTGAAGTGTTGATCCAGATAATAAACCGAGGTGTTAAGTCTTACCTCTCCCGAGCGCAACTTTTGTTTTCCTAACAGTACGTTTAACAGCGTTGATTTGCCACTTCCATTTTGGCCGCTAAGATGGAGCTTGCTTTTGCTATCTAAGGTTAGGTTGATTGGTTCGGTGGTACCGAAAGGCAATCGCCCCTCACTTATCTGAATCAGGCATTTATTTACCTGAGTAATACTGTCTAAATGTAACTTTTGAGCCTTTAATTCCTCATGTCTTGTCGCAAGATTTTGTTTTTCTTGGGAGAGTAGGTCACGGCGGCTGTTTTCATTCTTAACTCGGGTCGCAGCTGAAGATTCCGCACCACTACGCATAGCATTTAGTAGGATCTTTGGTTGTCCGCCGCGGGCTCTGATTTTATTGCCTTGGGATTGTCGTTGCTGTGCTTTTTCCCTGTTTCTTTGGGCTTGTCTTTCGAGTTGGGCTTGTTGATTGGTAATGTTTTTTAGCTGTTTTTCGACTGCGACCGTTTGCAGAGATTTTTGCTTTGTAAAGAAGTCAAAGTTTCCTCCATATTGAGTCAGCCCCAGGCTAGAGAGTTCCCAAATTTGCTCCATCTGCCTCAGTAGTTCTCTGTCGTGGCTGATCAACAAGACTTTGCCTTCGAAGTGGTTAATCTTTTCCTTCAGCCAAGCTTTACCCTTGGTATCTAGATGGTTCGAAGGCTCGTCTAGTAGAAGGATGTCGGGATTTTTATTAAACAAGACCCAAAGCTGCAGTCTTGAGAGCTCGCCACCGCTCAGATATTTACACTGAAGGTCCAAGTCCTTTGGTAAGCCTTGGCGGTTAAGCTCTTCATGTAGCCTAGCTTCAATATCCCAATCATCTCCAATGATATCGAACCATTTAGGGTCGTATTCACCAGATTCAATCATGCTGATTGCTTCTAGAGTCTCGTTCACTTTTAGAAACTCAGCGATACTGAGCTCACCCTCTATGAGTTCGGATTGCAACTGCTTATAACTTGCAATTGTGGCGTCGGTTGTGACACTGCCTATCGTAGGTGTTAGGTCTCCAATTAGAATTGATCCTAAAATTGATTTTCCGGTTCCGTTGCGACCGACAAGGCCGGTTTTACGCGCATGCAGAGAGCACGAGATTCTCTCAAATAAGGTTTCACCGTTTGCGAAGTGATAGCTGATATTGTGTGCGTGAAGTGCAGGCATAGTTACCTCCTGTTATTCAGGGGCAGCTAGGCATAGCTAGATAGCGGACACATGTGTCCGAAATTCTTGTAAATAAGTTGTATAAGGTCGAGAAGCTACGCCTACTAACCCTGTGTATCAAATAAAATGTGAGAGTTTGATAACAGGCATTAGTTGTTCATCGTGGCGCAGTCTCCT
Encoded proteins:
- a CDS encoding autotransporter assembly complex protein TamA; this translates as MLLSSSVLSAEFVIVGVPKKLEQNLQAHLAPLENVAVRDIKSNQVQTLINSAMMPFGYYHSASKITAKSTSKLTLEITKGERVTIAHTDIVISGSATTDPEFNKLIKQRSLAEGEGLDHQAYEDFKSRLHNLSNQRGYLDAKITKSRLEVAPSDNSANVIIHFDSGPRYKFGEVSFVNSPIDEKRMHSLETFKKGSYLDSKQLGEFHSKLLETNWFKGVVITPRQDQANSDLEVPIEVIVEPKAKKIVEVGGGYATDIGLRASLNWSQPWYNSHGHSFDAKVKLSKPEQALSLGYTIPTENVLDEYYGVQFETTHVDYRDTQSLANNLTFERHWKLGEEWQTTVYLRYLNEKYQQASDEDHSKLLMPGIAFSMLEQSEHWHDIEQKHFYSLEYSDTQLFSDAQILRLRGNTAFSWSITDSQKFHFRSNIGMNITDSLSEVPSSLRFFAGGDGSVRGYGYEAISPKNEAGELTGGRYLFTAGFEYQYRILEPFWLGAFFDVGDAFDKEFDAKRGTGVSLVWKSKYVPIKLDLAYALDEPAKDEFRVHFSIGTQF
- a CDS encoding ATP-binding cassette domain-containing protein — translated: MPALHAHNISYHFANGETLFERISCSLHARKTGLVGRNGTGKSILGSILIGDLTPTIGSVTTDATIASYKQLQSELIEGELSIAEFLKVNETLEAISMIESGEYDPKWFDIIGDDWDIEARLHEELNRQGLPKDLDLQCKYLSGGELSRLQLWVLFNKNPDILLLDEPSNHLDTKGKAWLKEKINHFEGKVLLISHDRELLRQMEQIWELSSLGLTQYGGNFDFFTKQKSLQTVAVEKQLKNITNQQAQLERQAQRNREKAQQRQSQGNKIRARGGQPKILLNAMRSGAESSAATRVKNENSRRDLLSQEKQNLATRHEELKAQKLHLDSITQVNKCLIQISEGRLPFGTTEPINLTLDSKSKLHLSGQNGSGKSTLLNVLLGKQKLRSGEVRLNTSVYYLDQHFSLLIPNKTLLQNLIVLCTGMRQEDARTLLAGIGFRRESVYRKANELSGGEKMKLAVLIVSHQPEQSLLLLDEPDNHLDLDSKLLLASVLKSYRGAFILISHDIEFVADAGVTHTLQLSNA
- a CDS encoding glycerophosphodiester phosphodiesterase family protein, whose protein sequence is MKPSFIALLLGLLTLSLVYNYFDERVIEVPVVVPVAEGGAPNIQLGTRPYFLIDDMDEGVLKTALEQCADGPFYRTDFSIGHRGAPLQYPEHTRESYIAAARMGAGMLECDVTFTADKELVCRHSQCDLHTTTNILATELASKCSVPFMPADLEKGTRAQAKCCTNDITLAEFKTLQGKMDGANWQAKNVEDFMGGTPNWRTDLNASNGTLMTHAESIALFQKLGTKMIPELKSPQVSMPYKGFTQQDYTKKLIDEYVEAGVVPGDVWPQSFNLADVEYWIEHHPDFGEQAVYLEGRYSDPNFKYDQPETWNPSMEQLADSGIKVVAPPLWMLVTLDKANNIVPSIYTKMAKAAGLELIAWTLERSGPLKDGGGWYYRTITEVINNEGDQVELLHVLAEDVGVIGVFSDWPATTSYYASCMRMPASL
- a CDS encoding DUF2235 domain-containing protein → MANIIICADGTWNRPEKDIKKDTPTNVLRLARAITPEKDEITQHVFYDWGIGSYHDNMSAGITGAGLHKNIKDGYRYLVQNYNKDDNIYLFGFSRGAYTVRALCGLINNCGILNRKDANRIEQAWNMYKSEEIADAPKGESALAFKQKYSHASNRVHFVGVWDTVGALGIPFSFLGFFDRKDEFYDTKMGSNVTIARHALAIDEKRVDFEPTIWKPRSGTDLKQVWFSGVHCDVGGSYAPDKGRKLMASNTPLSWMMKEAQAHGLILDAHLIRQLKQADSATELAELHESRNHIYRAKKAKARNLSANGKTLLIHPSVKARYLADSSYRPEKLVDFVNKKGWDGYVGE